In one window of Festucalex cinctus isolate MCC-2025b chromosome 14, RoL_Fcin_1.0, whole genome shotgun sequence DNA:
- the LOC144001105 gene encoding uncharacterized protein LOC144001105 isoform X1: MLSFYIDDFSNSDASGSNMLKTATGWPPPKALTMDAFTHQRRPITRSCSLGDTQTGNASFHSLNQTSDQQGQGKRSPRQRRTTVASCVTKSKDQNGNFPEKTVNRQEAKSLKERNTNEICQWFASIGLQKCLPFIQEANLCGADIASIDVNILDILHINTLQDKEQLLSAIYNELHPPNNLGSLDYNHVETFMPVIKSKSSPQVNCLSMNRPFFKIRHNNQSYMAQRNSQLIEVTINASERIVHLRTPKETTAGKIMDSCLRMLGMTDDRSLFSLKEQRDSTAELSQDQQIGSLLTSPSDRQLELHLSKTNTATQKSPVANSSTGIQKEERIKELNQQVESLQNVILQVQELHLGLVAFCSELKNSDGDENLEMLGSAELEQKLELLQRRLSDKKQSLQTLRDHINNSAAHRKKQLDIRLLEKIKLNCQVFKDEISMVHLNRQVAHLQNLLQDIYIKEKARRKNMTISNLSQLVSSQSPALLLLFQERCGPDGCFGFTCRYAEGSGLVVVEVDNSQLCVDDRLMEVNGSPVVNSTEEELNDLLFQLTSAQIIVLRQPPATLTSHQPPFILQHMVNPNNPLQAQRDVIATETPSLRRLMAI, translated from the exons atgttgtcattttacatagATGACTTCAGCAATAGCGATGCGAGCGGCTCTAACATGCTGAAGACCGCTACTGGCTGGCCTCCTCCTAAGGCTCTCACAATGGATGCATTTACTCACCAGAGG AGGCCTATCACTCGCTCCTGCAGTTTAGGGGACACACAAACTGGGAACGCCTCTTTTCACTCATTAAACCAGACCTCGGACCAGCAAGGGCAAGGAAAGAGGTCTCCACGTCAACGACGTACAACCGTTG CATCATGTGTTACCAAATCTAAGGACCAGAATGGAAACTTCCCAGAGAAG ACTGTGAACAGGCAAGAGGCCAAATCTCTCAAGGAGCGAAACACAAATGAGATATGCCAGTGGTTCGCTAGCATTGGATTGCAAAAATGTCTCCCTTTCATCCAAG AGGCAAACTTGTGTGGAGCAGACATAGCATCAATAGATGTCAACATCCTGGACATCCTACACATCAACACACTACAAGACAAGGAGCAGCTCCTTTCAGCTATTTATAATGAGCTGCACCCACCCAACAATTTGG GATCCCTTGACTATAATCATGTAGAAACATTCATGCCGGTGATCAAATCCAAATCCTCGCCACAAGTGAACTGTCTGAGCATGAACCGACCATTCTTCAAGATCAG ACACAACAACCAAAGCTACATGGCACAAAGAAATTCACAGTTGATCGAGGTGACTATAAATG CATCAGAGCGAATAGTTCACCTCAGAACACCAAAAGAAACAACAGCGGGCAAAATAATGGACTCGTGTCTCAGAATGCTGGGAATGACAGATGACAGAAGCCTTTTCTCACTGAAAGAGcaaagag atTCCACGGCTGAGCTCTCCCAGGATCAGCAGATTGGGAGTCTGCTGACATCTCCATCTGACAGGCAGCTGGAGTTGCATTTGTCGAAAAcg AATACTGCCACCCAAAAGAGCCCAGTGGCCAACAGCTCTACTGGAATACAAAAGGAGGAGAGAATCAAAGAGCTGAACCAGCAAGTGGAGTCACTACAAAATGTCATCCTCCAG GTGCAGGAGCTCCATCTCGGCCTGGTAGCATTTTGCTCTGAGCTAAAGAACTCGGACGGTGATGAGAATTTAGAAATGCTCGGCTCAGCTGAGCTGGAGCAGAAACTCGAACTGCTCCAAAGAAGGCTGAGCGACAAGAAACAAAGTCTTCAGACCCTCCGAGATCACATCAACaactctgctgctcacaggaaaaa ACAATTGGATATTCGTCTTTTGGAGAAAATTAAGCTCAATTGCCAAGTGTTTAAAGACGAAATCTCCATGGTACATCTCAACCGACAGGTGGCACATCTTCAAAATCTTCTGCAGGACATTTATATTAAG GAAAAAGCCCGGAGAAAGAATATGACCATAAGTAACCTGAGCCAGCTGGTGTCATCACAGTCTCCTGCCTTGCTGCTGCTCTTCCAGGAGCGCTGCGGACCGGATGGCTGCTTTGGCTTTACATGTCGTTACGCAGAAGGCAGTGGATTAGTGGTGGTCGAGGTGGACAACTCGCAACTATGTGTGGATGACAG ACTTATGGAGGTGAATGGATCACCAGTGGTCAACTCAACAGAAGAAGAACTGAATGACCTTCTTTTTCAGCTGACCAGTGCTCAGATTATTGTGCTTCGCCAGCCACCTGCAACCCTCACCTCACATCAACCCCCTTTTATCCTGCAGCACATGGTTAACCCTAATAATCCCCTGCAAGCACAGAGAGATGTGATCGCCACGGAAACGCCATCACTGCGCAGGCTAATGGCCATCTGA
- the LOC144001105 gene encoding uncharacterized protein LOC144001105 isoform X2 has protein sequence MLSFYIDDFSNSDASGSNMLKTATGWPPPKALTMDAFTHQRRPITRSCSLGDTQTGNASFHSLNQTSDQQGQGKRSPRQRRTTVASCVTKSKDQNGNFPEKTVNRQEAKSLKERNTNEICQWFASIGLQKCLPFIQEANLCGADIASIDVNILDILHINTLQDKEQLLSAIYNELHPPNNLETFMPVIKSKSSPQVNCLSMNRPFFKIRHNNQSYMAQRNSQLIEVTINASERIVHLRTPKETTAGKIMDSCLRMLGMTDDRSLFSLKEQRDSTAELSQDQQIGSLLTSPSDRQLELHLSKTNTATQKSPVANSSTGIQKEERIKELNQQVESLQNVILQVQELHLGLVAFCSELKNSDGDENLEMLGSAELEQKLELLQRRLSDKKQSLQTLRDHINNSAAHRKKQLDIRLLEKIKLNCQVFKDEISMVHLNRQVAHLQNLLQDIYIKEKARRKNMTISNLSQLVSSQSPALLLLFQERCGPDGCFGFTCRYAEGSGLVVVEVDNSQLCVDDRLMEVNGSPVVNSTEEELNDLLFQLTSAQIIVLRQPPATLTSHQPPFILQHMVNPNNPLQAQRDVIATETPSLRRLMAI, from the exons atgttgtcattttacatagATGACTTCAGCAATAGCGATGCGAGCGGCTCTAACATGCTGAAGACCGCTACTGGCTGGCCTCCTCCTAAGGCTCTCACAATGGATGCATTTACTCACCAGAGG AGGCCTATCACTCGCTCCTGCAGTTTAGGGGACACACAAACTGGGAACGCCTCTTTTCACTCATTAAACCAGACCTCGGACCAGCAAGGGCAAGGAAAGAGGTCTCCACGTCAACGACGTACAACCGTTG CATCATGTGTTACCAAATCTAAGGACCAGAATGGAAACTTCCCAGAGAAG ACTGTGAACAGGCAAGAGGCCAAATCTCTCAAGGAGCGAAACACAAATGAGATATGCCAGTGGTTCGCTAGCATTGGATTGCAAAAATGTCTCCCTTTCATCCAAG AGGCAAACTTGTGTGGAGCAGACATAGCATCAATAGATGTCAACATCCTGGACATCCTACACATCAACACACTACAAGACAAGGAGCAGCTCCTTTCAGCTATTTATAATGAGCTGCACCCACCCAACAATTTGG AAACATTCATGCCGGTGATCAAATCCAAATCCTCGCCACAAGTGAACTGTCTGAGCATGAACCGACCATTCTTCAAGATCAG ACACAACAACCAAAGCTACATGGCACAAAGAAATTCACAGTTGATCGAGGTGACTATAAATG CATCAGAGCGAATAGTTCACCTCAGAACACCAAAAGAAACAACAGCGGGCAAAATAATGGACTCGTGTCTCAGAATGCTGGGAATGACAGATGACAGAAGCCTTTTCTCACTGAAAGAGcaaagag atTCCACGGCTGAGCTCTCCCAGGATCAGCAGATTGGGAGTCTGCTGACATCTCCATCTGACAGGCAGCTGGAGTTGCATTTGTCGAAAAcg AATACTGCCACCCAAAAGAGCCCAGTGGCCAACAGCTCTACTGGAATACAAAAGGAGGAGAGAATCAAAGAGCTGAACCAGCAAGTGGAGTCACTACAAAATGTCATCCTCCAG GTGCAGGAGCTCCATCTCGGCCTGGTAGCATTTTGCTCTGAGCTAAAGAACTCGGACGGTGATGAGAATTTAGAAATGCTCGGCTCAGCTGAGCTGGAGCAGAAACTCGAACTGCTCCAAAGAAGGCTGAGCGACAAGAAACAAAGTCTTCAGACCCTCCGAGATCACATCAACaactctgctgctcacaggaaaaa ACAATTGGATATTCGTCTTTTGGAGAAAATTAAGCTCAATTGCCAAGTGTTTAAAGACGAAATCTCCATGGTACATCTCAACCGACAGGTGGCACATCTTCAAAATCTTCTGCAGGACATTTATATTAAG GAAAAAGCCCGGAGAAAGAATATGACCATAAGTAACCTGAGCCAGCTGGTGTCATCACAGTCTCCTGCCTTGCTGCTGCTCTTCCAGGAGCGCTGCGGACCGGATGGCTGCTTTGGCTTTACATGTCGTTACGCAGAAGGCAGTGGATTAGTGGTGGTCGAGGTGGACAACTCGCAACTATGTGTGGATGACAG ACTTATGGAGGTGAATGGATCACCAGTGGTCAACTCAACAGAAGAAGAACTGAATGACCTTCTTTTTCAGCTGACCAGTGCTCAGATTATTGTGCTTCGCCAGCCACCTGCAACCCTCACCTCACATCAACCCCCTTTTATCCTGCAGCACATGGTTAACCCTAATAATCCCCTGCAAGCACAGAGAGATGTGATCGCCACGGAAACGCCATCACTGCGCAGGCTAATGGCCATCTGA
- the LOC144001105 gene encoding uncharacterized protein LOC144001105 isoform X3 produces the protein MLKTATGWPPPKALTMDAFTHQRRPITRSCSLGDTQTGNASFHSLNQTSDQQGQGKRSPRQRRTTVASCVTKSKDQNGNFPEKTVNRQEAKSLKERNTNEICQWFASIGLQKCLPFIQEANLCGADIASIDVNILDILHINTLQDKEQLLSAIYNELHPPNNLGSLDYNHVETFMPVIKSKSSPQVNCLSMNRPFFKIRHNNQSYMAQRNSQLIEVTINASERIVHLRTPKETTAGKIMDSCLRMLGMTDDRSLFSLKEQRDSTAELSQDQQIGSLLTSPSDRQLELHLSKTNTATQKSPVANSSTGIQKEERIKELNQQVESLQNVILQVQELHLGLVAFCSELKNSDGDENLEMLGSAELEQKLELLQRRLSDKKQSLQTLRDHINNSAAHRKKQLDIRLLEKIKLNCQVFKDEISMVHLNRQVAHLQNLLQDIYIKEKARRKNMTISNLSQLVSSQSPALLLLFQERCGPDGCFGFTCRYAEGSGLVVVEVDNSQLCVDDRLMEVNGSPVVNSTEEELNDLLFQLTSAQIIVLRQPPATLTSHQPPFILQHMVNPNNPLQAQRDVIATETPSLRRLMAI, from the exons ATGCTGAAGACCGCTACTGGCTGGCCTCCTCCTAAGGCTCTCACAATGGATGCATTTACTCACCAGAGG AGGCCTATCACTCGCTCCTGCAGTTTAGGGGACACACAAACTGGGAACGCCTCTTTTCACTCATTAAACCAGACCTCGGACCAGCAAGGGCAAGGAAAGAGGTCTCCACGTCAACGACGTACAACCGTTG CATCATGTGTTACCAAATCTAAGGACCAGAATGGAAACTTCCCAGAGAAG ACTGTGAACAGGCAAGAGGCCAAATCTCTCAAGGAGCGAAACACAAATGAGATATGCCAGTGGTTCGCTAGCATTGGATTGCAAAAATGTCTCCCTTTCATCCAAG AGGCAAACTTGTGTGGAGCAGACATAGCATCAATAGATGTCAACATCCTGGACATCCTACACATCAACACACTACAAGACAAGGAGCAGCTCCTTTCAGCTATTTATAATGAGCTGCACCCACCCAACAATTTGG GATCCCTTGACTATAATCATGTAGAAACATTCATGCCGGTGATCAAATCCAAATCCTCGCCACAAGTGAACTGTCTGAGCATGAACCGACCATTCTTCAAGATCAG ACACAACAACCAAAGCTACATGGCACAAAGAAATTCACAGTTGATCGAGGTGACTATAAATG CATCAGAGCGAATAGTTCACCTCAGAACACCAAAAGAAACAACAGCGGGCAAAATAATGGACTCGTGTCTCAGAATGCTGGGAATGACAGATGACAGAAGCCTTTTCTCACTGAAAGAGcaaagag atTCCACGGCTGAGCTCTCCCAGGATCAGCAGATTGGGAGTCTGCTGACATCTCCATCTGACAGGCAGCTGGAGTTGCATTTGTCGAAAAcg AATACTGCCACCCAAAAGAGCCCAGTGGCCAACAGCTCTACTGGAATACAAAAGGAGGAGAGAATCAAAGAGCTGAACCAGCAAGTGGAGTCACTACAAAATGTCATCCTCCAG GTGCAGGAGCTCCATCTCGGCCTGGTAGCATTTTGCTCTGAGCTAAAGAACTCGGACGGTGATGAGAATTTAGAAATGCTCGGCTCAGCTGAGCTGGAGCAGAAACTCGAACTGCTCCAAAGAAGGCTGAGCGACAAGAAACAAAGTCTTCAGACCCTCCGAGATCACATCAACaactctgctgctcacaggaaaaa ACAATTGGATATTCGTCTTTTGGAGAAAATTAAGCTCAATTGCCAAGTGTTTAAAGACGAAATCTCCATGGTACATCTCAACCGACAGGTGGCACATCTTCAAAATCTTCTGCAGGACATTTATATTAAG GAAAAAGCCCGGAGAAAGAATATGACCATAAGTAACCTGAGCCAGCTGGTGTCATCACAGTCTCCTGCCTTGCTGCTGCTCTTCCAGGAGCGCTGCGGACCGGATGGCTGCTTTGGCTTTACATGTCGTTACGCAGAAGGCAGTGGATTAGTGGTGGTCGAGGTGGACAACTCGCAACTATGTGTGGATGACAG ACTTATGGAGGTGAATGGATCACCAGTGGTCAACTCAACAGAAGAAGAACTGAATGACCTTCTTTTTCAGCTGACCAGTGCTCAGATTATTGTGCTTCGCCAGCCACCTGCAACCCTCACCTCACATCAACCCCCTTTTATCCTGCAGCACATGGTTAACCCTAATAATCCCCTGCAAGCACAGAGAGATGTGATCGCCACGGAAACGCCATCACTGCGCAGGCTAATGGCCATCTGA